A region of Cucumis melo cultivar AY chromosome 2, USDA_Cmelo_AY_1.0, whole genome shotgun sequence DNA encodes the following proteins:
- the LOC103487341 gene encoding UPF0057 membrane protein At4g30660, protein MPSRCEIFCEILIAILIPPLGVCLRHGCCTVEFCICLLLTFLGYVPGIIYALYAIVFIDRDEYFDEYRRPLYAPA, encoded by the exons ATGCCATCTCGCTGTGAAATCTTCTGCGAGATTCTCATTGCTATCTTGATTCCTCCTTTGGGCGTCTGTCTCCGGCATGGATGTTGTACC GTTGAGTTTTGTATATGCCTTCTTTTGACGTTTCTCGGTTATGTTCCTGGAATTATCTACGCTTTGTATGCCATCGTTTTCATCGATCGCGATGAGTACTTCGATGAATACAGACGTCCTCTGTATGCGCCGGCCTAG